The following proteins are co-located in the Callithrix jacchus isolate 240 chromosome 10, calJac240_pri, whole genome shotgun sequence genome:
- the RHOD gene encoding rho-related GTP-binding protein RhoD isoform X2, translating to MTAAQAAGEEAPPGVCSVKVVLVGDGGCGKTSLLTVFADGAFPESYTPTVFERHLIDVQVKGKPVHLHIWDTAGQDDYDRLRPLFYPDASVLLLCFDVTSPNSFDNVSARWYPEVNHFCKKVPIIVVGCKTDLRKDKSLVNKLRRNGLEPVTYHRGQEMARSVGAVAYLECSARLHDNVHAVFQEAAKVALSSRSRNFWRQITQGFCVVT from the exons ATGACGGCGGCCCAGGCCGCGGGTGAGGAGGCCCCCCCAGGCGTGTGTTCCGTCAAGGTGGTCCTGGTGGGCGACGGCGGCTGCGGGAAGACGTCGCTGCTGACCGTCTTCGCCGATGGGGCCTTTCCCGAG AGCTACACCCCCACGGTGTTTGAGCGGCACCTGATTGACGTGCAAGTGAAAGGCAAACCTGTGCACCTCCACATCTGGGACACAGCAG GGCAAGATGACTACGACCGCCTTCGGCCCCTGTTCTACCCTGACGCCAGCGTCCTGCTGCTCTGCTTCGATGTCACCAGCCCGAACAGCTTTGACAACGTCTCTGCCCGG TGGTACCCAGAAGTGAATCATTTCTGCAAGAAAGTGCCCATCATCGTCGTGGGCTGCAAGACTGACCTGCGCAAGGACAAATCACTGGTGAACAAGCTCCGAAGAAATGGGCTGGAGCCTGTGACCTACCACAGG GGCCAGGAGATGGCGAGGTCCGTGGGCGCCGTGGCCTACCTTGAGTGCTCGGCTCGGCTCCATGACAACGTCCACGCTGTCTTCCAGGAGGCGGCCAAGGTGGCTCTCAGCAGCCGCAGTCGCAACTTCTGGCGGCAGATTACCCAGGGCTTTTGCGTGGTGACCTGA
- the RHOD gene encoding rho-related GTP-binding protein RhoD isoform X1: MTAAQAAGEEAPPGVCSVKVVLVGDGGCGKTSLLTVFADGAFPESYTPTVFERHLIDVQVKGKPVHLHIWDTAGQDDYDRLRPLFYPDASVLLLCFDVTSPNSFDNVSARMLAVRITDIRVQAGERERGPLRGPELSGAHTRPLAPLQWYPEVNHFCKKVPIIVVGCKTDLRKDKSLVNKLRRNGLEPVTYHRGQEMARSVGAVAYLECSARLHDNVHAVFQEAAKVALSSRSRNFWRQITQGFCVVT, encoded by the exons ATGACGGCGGCCCAGGCCGCGGGTGAGGAGGCCCCCCCAGGCGTGTGTTCCGTCAAGGTGGTCCTGGTGGGCGACGGCGGCTGCGGGAAGACGTCGCTGCTGACCGTCTTCGCCGATGGGGCCTTTCCCGAG AGCTACACCCCCACGGTGTTTGAGCGGCACCTGATTGACGTGCAAGTGAAAGGCAAACCTGTGCACCTCCACATCTGGGACACAGCAG GGCAAGATGACTACGACCGCCTTCGGCCCCTGTTCTACCCTGACGCCAGCGTCCTGCTGCTCTGCTTCGATGTCACCAGCCCGAACAGCTTTGACAACGTCTCTGCCCGG ATGCTGGCTGTGAGGATTACCGATATCAGAGTCCAGGCTGGGGAGCGGGAGCGTGGCCCGCTGAGAGGGCCGGAACTCTCCGGGGCTCACACACGCCCCCTCGCCCCCTTGCAGTGGTACCCAGAAGTGAATCATTTCTGCAAGAAAGTGCCCATCATCGTCGTGGGCTGCAAGACTGACCTGCGCAAGGACAAATCACTGGTGAACAAGCTCCGAAGAAATGGGCTGGAGCCTGTGACCTACCACAGG GGCCAGGAGATGGCGAGGTCCGTGGGCGCCGTGGCCTACCTTGAGTGCTCGGCTCGGCTCCATGACAACGTCCACGCTGTCTTCCAGGAGGCGGCCAAGGTGGCTCTCAGCAGCCGCAGTCGCAACTTCTGGCGGCAGATTACCCAGGGCTTTTGCGTGGTGACCTGA